The genomic interval GACCGGATTTATGTGGTTATTTATTACTGGAATATTCATGCTGTGGGGCGATTTATATGGCCCTTTGTATGATACAGTCCTTCACAGTTTTTTCATCGGCTTTCTTTTCTCGGTAGTGATGGCGCATGGGCCTTTAATTCTTCCGAACATACTGGCTTTACCCATCAAACCCTTTCACAAGTTGCTATACATCTGGTCTGTTTTACTGCAAGGCTCACTAATTGTTCGGATCATAGCAAATTTTCTTGCTGAGTTTGAATTAAGAAAGTGGTCAGGTGTGTTAAATGGTATAGCAATTCTGGTTTTTTTCGTGAACATGGCAATTTTGCTGGCAATAGAAGTACGTAAAGCGAAAAATCAGAAGAATAATCCAGTAAAAAACAGTGCCGAACCGGTTCATTCATAAATAAGGCACAACAAAATTATTTTTTTAACTCATCAATACATATGAATACCCCGATTAAAGACATACAAAACAGACAAGATATAGAGTTGTTGGTCCGTTCGTTCTATGACAAAGTAAATCAGGATGCATTACTTTCACCGGTATTTAATGATGTGGCTGCTGTACATTGGGAAAGTCATTTGCCGGTGATGTATGATTTCTGGAGTTCGATGCTGCTGGGCGAAAAAAGCTATAAAGGTAATCCATTTCAGAAACATATCCCTTTGCCGATTAATAAAGTGCATTTTGAAAGATGGCTGGCTTATTTTATCGAAACCGTAGATGAACTTTTCACCGGAGAAGTAGCAGAGGAAGCCAAAATGCGGGCCAGATCCATAGCAAGCGTTTTTCAGTACAAACTGGAATTTATTCATGCCAACAACGCTAACTTCTGATCGTAATGTAAGCTTATTGCGCAGATGGGTGCTGCTGTCATTTGTGTATTTTATCATAGCTGGCTGCATGGGTGCTTTCCTGCGCCTGCAATTGTTCCATCCGGTTGCCAGTATCAATTACAAATACTTTTTGCATGGGCATTCGCACCTGGCTTTTCTGGGCTGGGTGTTCAATGCACTGTTTGTAGCCTTGCTATATGCGTATTTGCCCACACAAGTAAAACGCTACCAGCTTTTATTTAGCCTGTTACAGGTATCGGTTGTGGGTATGCTGATCAGTTTTCCTTTGCAGGGATATGCAACTATTTCCATCACCTTTTCTACCCTGCATATTTTTCTCTCCTACGCCTTTGCCTATAGATTTTTGCGGGACGTGCGCAGAGAAGCTTTTGTTCAAGAAAAACATACCCTATCAATTGCTTTCGTAAAATGGAGCTTGTTTTTTATGGTGCTTTCTTCGGTAGGGCCTTTTGCTCTGGGTGCAATCATGGCGAAAGGACTGGCAGGCACCTCCCTGTATCAGTTAGCCATTTATTTTTATTTACATTTCCAGTACGATGGCTGGTTTAGTTTTGCTGTATTCGGCTTGTTC from Rhodocytophaga rosea carries:
- a CDS encoding group III truncated hemoglobin; amino-acid sequence: MNTPIKDIQNRQDIELLVRSFYDKVNQDALLSPVFNDVAAVHWESHLPVMYDFWSSMLLGEKSYKGNPFQKHIPLPINKVHFERWLAYFIETVDELFTGEVAEEAKMRARSIASVFQYKLEFIHANNANF